The stretch of DNA GTTGGTGTAGTCTCGGCAGTCGTGGTTCCCGACGACCAGGTCGGTCGGCCATCGCTCGCTGAACCtctcggcggcgtcggcggcgccgCCGTCGCTGAGGCCGACGAACCAGCTCCTCCTGTCAGGGATCCGCCGCAGCGTTCTCCTCCGAACCACCCCTGTCCGCCCGTCGTCGCAGACAAGATGAATCACTAAAGAATTCTGCTTCCGTTTCTTGGCAAAGAAAAAGAAAATTCCAAGCAAGCAGGCAGAGAGGCCGACGCCGGCGGCTTAGCTACCCGGTATTTTGCTCCGCGAGAGCACGGAGAAGGCGGCGAGAGCATCCTCCGGGTCGAGAGGCTGGAAATCGAACACCAACGACGGCTCCGGCTCCTGCACCTGCAAGCCAGCCAAGCCAAACGCCCTCTGAACATCTTGCGGAGTCGAAAAGGACGGATGGATTTCCTTCCCTCACCTGGGTTCGGGTTCGGGCAGGGTCGGGCCGGAGGAGCACCATGAAGTGCTGAAGGTCCCACAGACCCAGCGAGTAGGCCGAAGACATCAGGGCCTGGGCCGGACCCTGAGGGCCCCTCAGCGGCACGGCCGCGACGTACACGGCGTACCTCCcggccggccgcgccacggccgtgGGCGTGGGCGTAGAGGCAGACGACATTCGAGATTGGATCATTGGAGACAAACCAAAACGGCTGTGGCCGTGGCGACACAAGCAACCGGCGGCCATAGGCGCAATAAGAGCATCTCGCCGTCAGATGTCAATCTGACGGCCGTCCGATCTGGTACTCTCTCTGAGTTCCCACATCAAAATCTGGTCTGGGACCGCAACTCTAGACTCTTGGGAGCTGAATGCATCACTTCTCCTCTTTAACAATCATAGAGTGGTATTTACCAGAATGTTGTTTTAACTAGGGACATAAGTAAGTGCCACCATCCAGGCATGAATCATCATTTAACCTCAACATCCACCACCCCAAATGAGACCCAAAGCAAAAGGAAAAACGAATCGCTCGCTACATAGAATAGAACGGGTGGCATTAAAAGAATGACTTAGTGGTCCTCAGATAAGCAGAGAAGCGCATAGCACTAGCACCGCCACAGTGATCGGGATCGAGACGGAGACATCGACGGCGGCGTGGGAGGGCGCTGGAGCTGTGGTGTTGCTCACAGGAGGAAGGGGCGGCTCCGCCACGTCGGAGACAGTCAACACCGGCTCTGGGGCCATTGCTGGTGGCAATGCTGCTTTATCCTGTATGaccccaaggaggccgccgcgctgGGGAGGCAGCATGTAGTAGGGCGTCTTGTCCCCCATGTTCCTGCACGAGTTCACTGCGCAAACACAAGAAGAACTCACTCACAAGATAACACTACATGCATGGTGAACTGGATGAAAAATGTTGGGCACGCACATTTGTATCTGTGAGCCGTCCCGGGGAAATCGGTGATGAGTCCATCCactccgcctccctctccccctttgtGCACAAGGGCGTTGATCTGTGACATGGCGTCTGAGAAGAAGTCGTACGGTTGAGAAAAGAACTCGTTCCTCAGCAGATACACATAGACTGGAAGACCAGCAGACTGCAGGGACTTGACGAGAGGGTTCGTCTGGTTTATCAGGAAATTGCTCGACTCTGGGTAAACGGACTTGGTGCTGACAGAAACAGCATCCGCAAACTTTTTGATGTCTGCGAGGGAGGAAGGCGCGGCGTCTTTCACGACTTCGTCGATCTTGTACACAAGGTTATACTTGGCCAGCTGCTTGAACTTCACCAGAGTTGAGCTGTTTGTTGACTGGATCATCACTTTCTTGGCGGTCTGTTTGCTGTAACCGGAATCATCGACAGCTTTGATCACTGCATCTACCACACCAAACCCAAGTTTCTCTGCCATGAATGAAGCATGCTGCAAAAAATCCAATCAATCGCTCAGTATTAGTATCATTTTTTCCAACTAACAACCATCTTTTTGCTAGCCGACTCAACGAGAGATGCAGGAAATGGGAAGAGTACATCACACAATTATGGGTTTGCAGCATATTTAAATGCATGCTTACCTCCACAGTAATCATGATTCCTGACAAATCTTCTCCTTTTGCAAAAGCCAAGAAGTCTGATAATCTCATGAATTTTCCGGCGTTCCTGTTTCTGGGATTTCTTGATAGGCTAATCTGGCCAAATGGGTTTGATATCATAGCTGTGAACACGGAAATGTCAGTATTCGAGTAAGTGATCCACGAGTGCAAGTAACTCCATAGATGGACAATCAATTCTTCACCAGACGATTGATTTTTTGTTTCGTTTTGTACAACAATgaaatggcatggcatggcatgatCGTGCATAACTTACTATTGTTTTTAGTTAATGGAAGGAAACGGAATTACACACATAACTTACTGTCTAATAAACTGTTTCTTATCTGCAAAGGAATACGGCTATTaccactttttgcaggttatcttcagggccacggcgttcatccgtatgtggtcgctactcactccgacggaggccagggagcgtttggttactgcgtctacccgatgggagatggtagcgcgggatattttcaaccggtttggatggcggtcatgtaataggataggcatgtagtgctcctattgtgtttgccagccggttgtggtttTGGGCTGTAGCTCTTTCGAGCCTTTTGTTTATTTTCGCACCTCGATACTTGGCGACTTTGCTACTGGATTATGCttttaataatatgagccgtatgcatcgttctgatgcagaggctggggtaaaccccttttcgaaaaaaaaaaccaAAGTCCTGGGATGTCCACTAATTTTGCATGTGTTGTGTTTTTTCATTTCTCAGTTCCCTCCCATTCCCAGCCTCCCTTGCAATGAAATGATGCGCAAGGCTCTTGCCTCTTGCGTTTTCTCAAGAGAGAAAAATACTGCAATCAGATTTACTAATAGAGTTCAGACTGACTTACGCTTCAGGTTGTTGGCAATGTCCTCCCAAGTGAGGTTGAAGGTATAGACTCCAGCAACAGCCTTAATGTCACTTATGACACCCGCTTGAGAAGCAAATTGTGAGGATGCAACAGTAGTGACATCCATTAGGTCAATGGAACTCATGCATATTGGTATGCCATCTTTTGTCACTTGAACGTCACAGTCAATGACATCTGCACCATCAACAACTGCCTTTTGATAAGCTAGGTCAGTGCAGTCAGGGTAGTCACCACTAGCACCATTGTGGGAGATAACTAGAGGTGCCCCTGCAATGTAAATGTGAAATCCGGAGGTCAATAACAGTACTAAATTGAGGAGTTAAGAATGGATAAAGAAAGGAAGGAGGCATACCATGATCTGCCTTGGTGTTGTTCAGGTTACTGAAGCAGCCTGCAGCAACAAAACATAGAACAAATCAATAGTCAAGATCAGACAAGCCATGATCCAAACTAATATTCCAACTTGTTCAAATATACAAATACCAAAAGTTGAAAGTGGATTATTTCATGATTAGAACAGAGTCAATAAAAGATGAAAGATTGTCCTGACAAAGTGGCCGCTTGGGTGTGTGAGCTTCTTGAAGGAACATTTATAGCATTGTGAAGAGATCATATAATGTGGACTCACCGATGGCCTCTAACGGAGTGATAGGGAAATCAGTCAAGAGACCATCAACACAGAAGGCACCATTGTCGATGAAGCGAAGATATTCTGCTAACGGATCATAGCTGTAGTTGTAGCTGAGTGCAAAGTCGTTGGCAAAATCAGCAGCATAAATTTCTAAGCCTGCCTTATGAGCATCATCCACGACTGAAGTAGAGGGTTGCAGATAATTATCTGCCGTAACAGGCCAGATATAGTGTTTGGGAACAAGTATTCCAGAAGCAAAAGTCTTGATGGATGATAGATTTTTCAGCATTGAGCCATATGTCTGATTTGTAGATGGCTCGACAAGGCCTTCATCAAGAAAACGGAACACAAGCTTTGTCTTCCTGCCAACTCTTCCAACTAGACTTTTGAGGAAACTCACTTCAGGGGATGAGATGTAGTCAACCGTGTATTGCTTTGACATAGACAGGATATAGCTTCTCATGCTCAGATTAAACTGGCTGTAGAAACTGTCATGCTGAGTTTTGCACAAACAAGACAGACTATAAGAGAAGATCACTTCAATTGTAGTGCACTGAAAGTAATCAAAGTTTGATGTACCTGAACATTCAACCAAGCAGGGGCCTTATATTGCGACAGTGCAACTTCAACTTGAACTAGCGTGAAGCTTCCATCAAACCTATTTGTACGAGACAAGATTGCTCGCAGCACTGTAACAAATAGTAAGTTTGGGTTAGACAAGGAAAGGCAACAATGCTAATCAAGCAAgagaaagatgcaatgaagatgctcAAAACATTAGAACTGCAAGCTGCATTTGCACTTACAAGTTACATTGGTCAGGTCAATGCTGTTATAGTCCACAGAGAACCACCCCGTCATGGACACACCGTTGACACGGTAGGTCTTCTTTCCCTTTGGGAAAAGATCGGGTATGGTTGTGCAGTTATCCATTTTTATGTCTGGAAGGCAGATGCCAACGCCATCCTTGGTTAACCGAACATCGCACCACTGGGCTGAATCCTGATTGCTGGCAGCAAACAAATAAGCAGGGTCACTGGAGTCAGGAAATAGGCCCGAGAAACCACCCTTAGCTATGACTGCTGGAGCATCGCCTGAAACAATGAGGTGAGTGTTAGGCTTGAGAACAGCCAGGAGGAACAATGGATGGATCATAGCTTCATAGATGTAACTTTTTGTCCGACTAATACTTCATAAATGTATTGCCACAGCAGAAACTCCGTAAAAAAACTATACCAGGGTGGTGGTATAAATCTACTGTATTTTTACATGCATGGCCAATTAAATGATCGACCACTGTAATTGATGCATCAAGAAGGAAATCAATCCTTGAAATTGACATCTACCGAACTGGGCAAACAATCCCCTGCTCCATAAGCAGTCGATGAACAGTAAACGCCAGCAGCTAGTGATCTAACCTAACCCAAGAACAGCCGATGAACATTCACGCGGTAAGAAGCGTTGACTACGTCATCTGAATTAGTCACAAAGATGTTGCTGTCGTATCCTAACCAAATGGCATTCGGCAGAAGAGGCTACCCTACCGCCCACGGCTGTGCCAAAATTTCATATTATATGCAAATAATTTAAAAGGAGGCATCATGGCCGGCCCCCAAGCTTCCAATCAGAAATCTCGAGCCCTGAAACTTTCGGCAAGGCCATGCTCTTGAAGAAACAGCAGAAGGTTGAGCAAGACCGGGCAGTCGCCCCGTCTTAATCCTAAAGATCCAACCCATACATCGAAGCCGAATCAAAAATCGCAAGCAAGATGCGAGCTTATGAACTAAGAATCGCAGAAAAAGTCAACCCAGATCAGAATCAGATCGCAGACGCACAGACTAAGCAAACAAACGGGGAACACAGGCAAGTGCAGCTTGTATACCACTCAGCGTCTTCCAGGCCGAGCCCTTCTGCGCAGCGGCTGggcccggcagcagcagcagcagcagcagcagcgatccAAGAACGGAGCAGGCATGGCCGCTCCTCCCCATTGCAGACCTCCACCGGCAGCAGCTCCAAGAACACTGCTAGGCTAGCTACAGTCCCCCTCCAAGAACGCCCCGGCAAGAGGAGAGAAGGAGAAGAATCGAAGCGAGCCAGCGACTGCTCGGAAGGAAGGAGGCAATGCGCGTACGGCGGCCGCGTTTTaacaccgagagagagagagagagagagagagagagagaggacaaaAGAAATGGAGACGGAGGAGGGGCTGGGCTGCTGCTGAGCTGTGGGATGAGGCCAACAGGAGAAGGTGGCATCGGGGGCGAAGGTGGTAAAAAAAGTGTGATCCCCTTCCTACACCACCTCCAACAGATATGAAAAAACATGAGTATTTAGCACCAAAAAAAAACTACCGCAACGACCACTTTTAACTGGTGATAAAAAAAAGCCTACCACTTTTATCATATTTTTTCCATAAAACTACCACGTGCTGCTAATAACTGATCAGGGCTGGAGTGGTACAAAAGTCAACTCCGACTGTTAAATTGACCTTCAACTTTCAAAAAAGAATTGACCTGCAACTCTCTTCCCATCAAAACATTTTATCTGTGGAACATTTCCTCAATCATCTTGTATGTGTGCCGGAGCACGAGTTGCTCGTCGGCGGCTGCCGGCCGCCAGTGTACTAGATCCTTACTGGGAGGTGGGCGCAGGCGCCGGCCATGGTCGCGAACCCTGCGTTACGGGTTACGTTACGCGGAGTATCTGCTTCCGAACTCAAATACTCACTAATGAATAGTAAAATCGAAAAATAGTAAAAGAAATCAAAAGAACTCTGAAATTATTTTGTGATAAATTTTGACAAATGTTTTTGTGTTCTTGAAAAAATTATCTTCAAATAACATTCGTGGAAGTCATGAAAAAAAAATTGATGCTTCTGTAATGCAATTTTTTTACATTTTAGAGTTAtggttttatttcattttattgccatgacaaagcattttggagtgctGGTTCTTTCCATGACTTTCACGAATGTTATTAGTGCTAAAATTTGTCAAGCACACAAAATATTTTTTAAAGTTTGCCAAAAAAATGAGGATTTTTTTGGGGGATTTTACTGTTCATCCCGGGCTCATTTGAGCTCAGGAGCAGAAGAAGACTAACCCCCCGTGCAGCGCCATGACCGTCGCACAAGCTCCACTGGTTGTCGTCGCGTTGTGTCGAGGCCGCCGTCGTCACGCGatccttgttggccgccacggtcACTAGCCCCGTCGCCTATTCCACATGTGCTCCGACCTACCAACCTCCGCCATGGTCGCTCATGTTTGCCGACCGATACGCCATGCTCCTCATGACCGTGGGCTCCGCAGTTGTTGACACCGACATATGCTGGGTGGCGGCTGAGCGTGGCCACCGGGCAGCCTGGCAAGGCCCTTAAAGCCGGTGGCGGAGGGACAGTGGGAGTGAGGCAGGACGGCGGATTAGCTTTGGCGGGAGGCCTCCATGGGGAATTTTAAGGAAGAAGAtagaactgacatgtgggacccacatatCATAATGTCTAGCGTATCGGTCAGACAAACGGTGTTGACTTTCATTGCCACATGGACCTGACTGGTGGACTATTTCTCTCATAATCACTATTAGTTTTGAGAAAAGATGTTGCGAAGTGGTAGTTTGTTGCAAAAATAGAGCAAATATGGTAGTTCTTTTACCATCGATTAAAAGTGGTAAATCCGAGGGGGGCACAAACCTGTAATCTGGGCAGATATGGGGAGTGGCTTTTTGCTAAATACTCTAAAAGTGTGGCCACGCCAAAAATTTGTCGTGTACAGCAACCTATATACCTAAGGGCATCTACAACTGGGCAACCCATATCCGCCTCAAATGCCTGGGTGACCTGCCTGGCAATGCCCGAATAGAAGAAACAAACACCCAATCGGCAGCCCCAAAGGCAACCCAAATGTCTGGACTGACCGGCAACCCCCATACCCGGCCCATATGTGGGGCGGATATTGGGACGCCCGGACACATCCGTCACGTTGGAACAACATGCGGCGGTGCTCCTGGCTGGGCATAAAACCCGATACGCGAAGCTCAAACCTCAATTACCTGAATCCAAACCCGCACTACCCAAACccgaaaaacatgagagcctgtttGGGTGGTAACTCTAGAAACCTGAATTTTATTTGGGAAATTGGGGTTTGTACCCCTGGCACCCGATCAACCCAATTTTTTTAATTAAATTGGAGATATTATCCCAACCCAACAAATTAAGGTCATGCACATCCCAGCCCAAAAACTAACCATTGCAAGTTGCACTGTGATATACCGCAAGCCCATGAaggaatatgctctagaggcaataataaagttgctattttatatttccttatatcatgataaatgtttattattcatgctagaattgtattaaccggaaacttgatacatgtgtggatacatagacaaaacaccgtgtccctagcaagcctctactagactaacttGTTAATCAAagctggttaagtttcctaaccatagacatgtgttgtcatttgataacgagatcacatcattaggagaatgatgtgatggacaagacccatccgttagcttagcatgttgatcgttcagttttatagctattgctttcttcatgtcaaatacatattccttcgactatgagattatgcagctcccgaataccggaggaatatcttgtgtgctatcaaacatcacaacgtatttggtgactataaagatgctctacaggtatctccgaaggtgtttgttgggttggcatagatcaagattaggatttttcactccgaatatcggaggtatctctgggccctctcggtaatgcacatcataataagccttgcaagcaatgtggctaatgagttagttatgagatgatgtattacagaatgagtaaagagacttgccggtaacgatattgaactaggtatgaagataccgatgatcgaatc from Triticum dicoccoides isolate Atlit2015 ecotype Zavitan chromosome 6A, WEW_v2.0, whole genome shotgun sequence encodes:
- the LOC119316865 gene encoding glycerophosphodiester phosphodiesterase GDPDL4-like, encoding MGRSGHACSVLGSLLLLLLLLPGPAAAQKGSAWKTLSGDAPAVIAKGGFSGLFPDSSDPAYLFAASNQDSAQWCDVRLTKDGVGICLPDIKMDNCTTIPDLFPKGKKTYRVNGVSMTGWFSVDYNSIDLTNVTLLRAILSRTNRFDGSFTLVQVEVALSQYKAPAWLNVQHDSFYSQFNLSMRSYILSMSKQYTVDYISSPEVSFLKSLVGRVGRKTKLVFRFLDEGLVEPSTNQTYGSMLKNLSSIKTFASGILVPKHYIWPVTADNYLQPSTSVVDDAHKAGLEIYAADFANDFALSYNYSYDPLAEYLRFIDNGAFCVDGLLTDFPITPLEAIGCFSNLNNTKADHGAPLVISHNGASGDYPDCTDLAYQKAVVDGADVIDCDVQVTKDGIPICMSSIDLMDVTTVASSQFASQAGVISDIKAVAGVYTFNLTWEDIANNLKPMISNPFGQISLSRNPRNRNAGKFMRLSDFLAFAKGEDLSGIMITVEHASFMAEKLGFGVVDAVIKAVDDSGYSKQTAKKVMIQSTNSSTLVKFKQLAKYNLVYKIDEVVKDAAPSSLADIKKFADAVSVSTKSVYPESSNFLINQTNPLVKSLQSAGLPVYVYLLRNEFFSQPYDFFSDAMSQINALVHKGGEGGGVDGLITDFPGTAHRYKLNSCRNMGDKTPYYMLPPQRGGLLGVIQDKAALPPAMAPEPVLTVSDVAEPPLPPVSNTTAPAPSHAAVDVSVSIPITVAVLVLCASLLI
- the LOC119316866 gene encoding uncharacterized protein LOC119316866 isoform X1, with translation MAAGCLCRHGHSRFGLSPMIQSRMSSASTPTPTAVARPAGRYAVYVAAVPLRGPQGPAQALMSSAYSLGLWDLQHFMVLLRPDPARTRTQVQEPEPSLVFDFQPLDPEDALAAFSVLSRSKIPGVVRRRTLRRIPDRRSWFVGLSDGGAADAAERFSERWPTDLVVGNHDCRDYTNGWQPQLPLYLHNIAAISSFHHLNLFFLCVCARMISFARAGGSLDRTKTRPRLAEISRPPMRPRHHGIYEDSDCSRSSVNSSNPRPRKRTACNY
- the LOC119316866 gene encoding uncharacterized protein LOC119316866 isoform X2, yielding MAAGCLCRHGHSRFGLSPMIQSRMSSASTPTPTAVARPAGRYAVYVAAVPLRGPQGPAQALMSSAYSLGLWDLQHFMVLLRPDPARTRTQVQEPEPSLVFDFQPLDPEDALAAFSVLSRSKIPGVVRRRTLRRIPDRRSWFVGLSDGGAADAAERFSERWPTDLVVGNHDCRDYTNGLVEVLTGQKRVLDSLRSAGRQ